The DNA window AGTGATAAAGTCCTATTCCACTTTCTAGAGGTAGAGATAAGGATAATACAGAGATGAGCTGGACTGCTAACATCATGCCTATGCAAGCTTATTAATAAGATAAAAGAATAAGCAacagaagtaaaataaaaaactaccaATCTCATCCATTGGCTCAGCTTGAAGCAGCCTAGCAGCCTAGCAGCTTAAAATGCATTAGTATCTCAACAGAAAAGAATACTTAAGTGACCTGTTGATACAGGGCTGCCGGACTGTCCTATCGACAGCAGACTCCTGCTGGCCCCTTGCTTTTCTGATGTGCATCACATTTTGCATGCCATTGCTATTGAAATTGAGGGGAAGGACCTCATCCAAACTGGTTAGACACACTCCAATTTGTTTCTGTAAATCAGGAAGCTTGCCCAAACTGTCAATCTGGGTTGTTTTTATCCCGAATATATCCACTCAGCCAAAACAACTAAtaatggtgattttttttttttttttttttttttttgtggggggggggggggggtgtgggaggGATAACATGAAGTTTTGGACCAGAACAATGACAGAAGAAATCTATAACAATCATGAAAAATACCTTGATAGACCAGCCAATGCCgaatagttgggataaggctcaCATTAAGAACTAAGAGGTAGGTAGGATCATGCTCAGAATCAAGAATAAACACTTGATTAATTGTTGAAATGTATTGGCATCATACAGAGAGAAAATCAATGAAGTATACAAagtatattttttgaaaaagaaaaatgcatcAAAACTAACATCATGTATACATTATCTACACTTGAACATTTTGGAAGGAAAGAACACAAAGGGACAGCCTTTTCTTCATTGAAGAAACAATATTTCACAATAGCATTCATCCTAGTGACTTCATTTATCAGTCTATCCTCACTCAATCAGTGAGGCACCTCAAGGCTTCACCATGAAGGAGCAGCCAATTAACGCCCCCACCCTCcaccccccacaaaaaaaaataaataaataaataaataaattgtcaCACAATCAATGATTTCTGTCAAAATGATGAAGGCCTACAGAATACGTACTCAAAACAACTTAATGCTTCAAACCCTTTGTTGGATGTAGTGCATATGGCTTTCAAATATaacccccccccctaaaaaaaaaagtgatcaaTGACATCCAATAAATTTCTTCACTTTCTAAAAATGGATATAGAACCTGTCCCGGTTTCCCTCTACCATACTTTAATTTTCTACGCAGCCCCTAACAAAAATTGGATCGCAACTAATGCAAAACCAAATGATGAACTTAACAGTATCATCTAAAAACTTGAAAATAGTGGGAGAAAAATAGTTGATAGAATCATACCTTTTGTTTCTTAAGCCTTTCATTCtcctcttccagacgtgaaacTTTGTTCTCCAGCTCATTTGTGTATGCCTATCCATTGCCACACGTATCTTTAAGGTcattatcaaaagaaagaataacCAGCATTGCAATTTACTTCAAGACACAACAAAAAGCAGCAGATCACCTGCTTCCTAGCTCGTGATCGGGCTGCAGACTCCCTATTCTTGATCATTCTCTTCTGTCTCCTCTCAACAGTCTTCTCCATGACCTCTCCTGGGGCAACCCGTTTCCGGCCTGGTGTCTGTGTATCTGATAATGTGCCCATCAAAGGGGGTGATATAGCCAATTGGCTGTCAGGATACGCCACATCCAAAGGCGGTGGAACTGGACAGGCTGGCATATAAATACCCATCATCTTTTGCTGCGGATGTTGTTGCTGtggctgctgctgttgctgctgctgcactGAAGGGATCTGGTACTGCAACCACTGAGCTTGTTGTGGGAAACTTTGTGGAGACACAGCCATTGAATCAGCCCCCATGGCAGGCCCAGCATTCTGTTTCTCAGTTGaagcttcagcaacaacacctgcTTTCACCAAGAAGTCTTCCAATGTCATCTCCCCCAAAGTAGGCTGCCTTTCCTGGacttttttctcttcattgttCTTCTTCTGCCCTTGGATATCTCTCCAAACTTCATCTACAGTCTTCTTGCTCAGAGCTCTACTTAATGTCAGGCTCGCCTGACGCTGCAgggctgaaaccgaaaccgaagcCGAAGCAGAAGCTGAAACAAGTTGTCCAGCCGAGGTAACATTCTCAGCATCCATTCCCATGGCCTGGTTAGCCTCAGCCGTCCACACATTCTTGAGAAGCTCATCCAAGTTCATGCTGCTCAGCGGTTTCCCCAGGTCACCTAATTGATTCTGAACCTCATCTAGAGTAAGTGTATACAACGAGCTTTGACGAGCCAACTGCtgcccaccaccacccccaccacctTGAGACCCCATTGTCTGAATCCCCATTCAACGAACAGTCACCCTAAAACCATCATTCCAAACCCCAAAACTAAAAACCCTATggcaaaaaccctagaaaccctagaatcgacAATAGGCAAGTTTCGTTTTCTGCCAGTTAATAGATCCACCTCAACTGCAAATACACACCCACCAAAGGTTTTCAAAACACCAAACCAGAtataatggggaaaaaaaaaaaagacaaacctGAAAAGCCCAGAAATTACATCAAACACACCAATCCACCACCCAATTTCCGAATGAGCTAAATGTGTGTCCTCTTCTCTACcctgaaattttttaaaaaagggTGTCACCAAATCAAGATTCTAAAACGAGCTAAAGATTCCACACTGTTggataagaaaaaattaaaaaggaatcCCCTACTAATCTATATTGACTAACCTCTAAAAGGACATTGACCCCAATCCCCAACTTCGAACTTGAAACCAAAGTTGAACAGCCATCAATGCTTCCAACGCAAACTTAAATAAAACCGAAAAGAAGATCTCATTTCCCTCAAAACAGAAAGAAATTGAAACAAAGAAACGCCTTTTATACCAACCAAGGCAAAAACCAAGATCAAAACATAAAAGGCGCAAACAGAAGTGGACGAAGAAATTTTATTCAAATTTCACAGGAACCCAAAACCCGGAAAGAAGGCTTCAACGCACCTTGCATGAAACAAATAATGACATTTCCAATAAAAACACAGAAAACCCAGAAAATTTTTCTACAAAACAGGAAAGCCCTGAAGAACCCTTCTCATGCAAAACCATCAAATCTCCCCCAAAACACTATTCTCCCCCAAAATACTATTTCTCAAAGAGTGCAAGAGAATCCACACTTGTTCTGAcccacaaaataaaaacaacccACTGTACTTACTTGCAGTAAGATCTGATCTGAATCTTAAGAAGGATCCGATCTGAATCTTGAAAACCTCCATTCTTCATCAGTCGTTATATATAGAATCAACACAGTTGCAGTGGGACAAGCGAGATAGAACCAAAAGCGAAATTCCCAATTTTCatcataaaaataggaaaaaaaacacataagtTACTGACCTGTATTTATAAAGGGTTTGTCATTCTTATGGGCCCCATCCCCCGTGCGAGCGGACGTTTGTCTATCTTCTGATACTGAAGGGCTGGGCCGTACCCATCACCCCAGCAGCTACAGTCGTTTACAGTTAATACTGTTTTAAGCCCTTTCTCAGTTTCTGAATCTGATGATTCAAAAGTCAATCACTACATGTGTGATCACTTACAAACCTCGGATTGGAATTAGATTTGACATTTACATGTACTTGTATGACTACATGTGTGATCACTTCTTCCCTAttgattatgaaaaaaaaaaaagggaaaatattatAATCAAGATTGGTAAACTAAATtcgtaattttaattttttttttttattttggaaaagatttttcTAAACTCATAAAAGACTATCCATCCATCATTCTAGGGTATACGAACTTCTATACGGTTTTAGTATCTTCCCGAGGTACCCTTTTGATATCCTTCATGAGCATCTCAGGTCAGGAGGTGAATGGATCCCATTCATATAAGTTCATCTTGTTACTTAAACACTACATTACATATTGTAttaaaaagttttttttattcatgtaataaatattacattaaataactttgaagaataagataaaagataattaattaaagggaaaaagaaagctactATTTCTttgttcaccactttggggacAAGAAGTTGCActcaaaaataaagaataatacTTCTAAACCAATTAAAAATTAAGGTAGCCCATGCTTATATGTACTAAAATATGCAAAATGAGGTTGGAgctattttctttatatatagtCTTGTCCTCTTACGAATGAAATGGAAGATCTACACGCATTGGACCAACACAAGACTACAAGAGCAAGTAATTTTTGTTCATATAAAAATGgggttttcttattgacactCGTTAGAGTGTTAAATgatttgtagttttttttttctccttaataTGCActacatttattttcttatgataaGGCTAAAAGtatgtcatttcatatgtgTACACGAAAACATACAAGACAATGACAACTTTTGAAAATGACATAATAGTAGgtcaatttcaaattattttgaaacattttttttactcAAAGAATTTTAGAGAATAAGACAATGGTGTTAcatgttctaaatacacctatgaAGGTGTCATTCAAATAATTCCTCTAAACATTGAGAAAGTACACAAGTCCTTGTTTTATTAATATGAGAGCTTGGAGTACTAAattatccttaaaaaaaaaaaaaaaaaaaaaaaaaaaaaaaaaaaaaaagactagtaCCATTAACATAGATCGTCAATGGACTAACTTAGGACCACATAAGCTCGAATATTTCATAAAATGGAAGACTTTAAATGGTTATAACTGATTCTCATATGTAAAAAAGGCAGTGATGAGTGAAAAAATGTGTACATATGAAGAATATTATATAGGTCAAGTCACATATTCCACAGTTTAGCAATAACACACTCCAAAGTCCATCATTATGCAAATGATATCTAAATGCATCAACTATTTGAATATGTTTAATTAGGAACTATCTTGCTCGACCTCATAATCATCTCTAatctattttccatttttttttttttttttgtctggtACCTCCTCTATATAATTGAGGTGCGGTGAGATAACATCTAGGAGGTTAGGTGAGTATGGTTTAACGAACCACAACTTCAATAATTGTGTCAAGTAGTTATCGTTTTGTAATGACTCTAACCATTATCACAGATGAAATTTTTAGATTCATTGCTTTATTCAACTTCTGTATTATTATTAGATGGGAAGGTGTAGACTTCAAGTgtttttatccaaaaataaaaaaagtgtaAACTTCAAGTTCGACTTGGTTTGAATGTGACTTCTAAATTATCTTATGGTCTGAGATACTTTTGATCACAACCCCTAGGTCAGTAAAATGAGTTTAAATAGTTAAAAGTGAAGATGAATATTTTATTtagcaaaaataataaaaatagattaacattttttttctcttttaatcaaCTTACCTTCCAATTAAATGTCaaattaaattttcatttcctaGAAACAAATGGCCGTGGCAGAAATTCACGAGTTCAATACTCTTTGGGGTCTAtctattcccaaaaaaaaacaaaaaaacaaaaacaaaaaaaaaaaaaatacaaaaaataatacttCCTGGTCACACGGCCCTACACCCATATATATTAAGTGGGCGAAATGACGTTCCAGTCATCCCTATGAAATACAAAAACCCACTCTCTATTGATGCCCAATATGTACCTCTCATTACCCCTACATTGGCGCAAGAGCCACTCGACCACGGAGCctttttttcccaaataaaaaaaaagggggcggTGGGGGAATAAAAGGATGTGAAGAGAGGGAGGGCTAAAGGATTTAGCGAATGCAAAACCTGGTTGTATTGTGGTTTCCACCCACAAAAGAGCCACACAAATGCTTTGGATTCTTGACCAAAGGAGCATCAACTGCCTAAGCTGTTGCACCTCCATTATTGAGGTGAAACTAGGATTTCAATCTTTGCACCTCCATTATTGAGGTGAAACTAGGATTTCAATCTTCCAAGTTTCAGCCACAATAGAAGCCAGACCTCTTACTCTACGAATCTTTATCTTGGTCTCTACATCGATCTTATGGATGGAAAGGCACGAACAACACAATCTATCCCATCGGCTTAAGCATAAATTTTACATTTCACAGGTTTCTTAGACGTAGATGGAAGCAGTTGTTTATGCTGGGAGATAGGGAGAAAGGAAAGGAGGGAAagtgagaaggagaagaaggaaaaatcagTTTAGGAAGTGGATGGCTTTTAAATGAAAGATTGAAGTAAGTCGTGGATAATTTAGTAAAATAATattacccttttttcttttttggtatgtgtgtgtgtgtgtgagagagagagagagagagagagagagagagagagagagagagagagagagagagagcaaatgatCAGATTTGAATATTGATTTATTTGTGTTACATAATTTAGTTATGGAAAGAGGTTTGGAATGCCACCCGTGTGTCACGAGCTAATGtgcattgtgtctatctctctcccctttgaaatgacctCTTAATCCTCCTACATGATGCTTTATCTTGGGCTGCTAATTGGTGCCACTCGGCAGCTCTCtcctattactttttttttttttttggggggggtgtgggAGAGATAATTGTTGCATGAATGTCAATTTTATATTTAGTGTTAAGAGTCCAGTGGTTTCTACTCAATGCGTAGGAAGAGTCCAACATTTTTTATCCAATCAATGAGAACTCTTCAAACCCCNNNNNNNNNNNNNNNNNNNNNNNNNNNNNNNNNNNNNNNNNNNNNNNNNNNNNNNNNNNNNN is part of the Macadamia integrifolia cultivar HAES 741 chromosome 9, SCU_Mint_v3, whole genome shotgun sequence genome and encodes:
- the LOC122089074 gene encoding ABSCISIC ACID-INSENSITIVE 5-like protein 2; protein product: MGIQTMGSQGGGGGGGQQLARQSSLYTLTLDEVQNQLGDLGKPLSSMNLDELLKNVWTAEANQAMGMDAENVTSAGQLVSASASASVSVSALQRQASLTLSRALSKKTVDEVWRDIQGQKKNNEEKKVQERQPTLGEMTLEDFLVKAGVVAEASTEKQNAGPAMGADSMAVSPQSFPQQAQWLQYQIPSVQQQQQQQPQQQHPQQKMMGIYMPACPVPPPLDVAYPDSQLAISPPLMGTLSDTQTPGRKRVAPGEVMEKTVERRQKRMIKNRESAARSRARKQAYTNELENKVSRLEEENERLKKQKELEKMLPCAPPPEPKYQLRRTSSAPF